One window of Marinobacterium aestuarii genomic DNA carries:
- a CDS encoding S41 family peptidase, with translation MKLLTHAPELLNRMFGALLLSVFLAAPVFADDVPQQDGEDMLAEAPTLPLEELRLFAEVFERIKTAYVEPVDDAKLLEDAIRGMIAGLDPHSSYLEADAYQDLQEYTSGEFGGLGLEVGQQDGFIRVIAPIDDTPAQRGGVKAGDLIIKLDETPVQGLSLNEAVALMRGKPNEPIVLTIVREGVEKPFDITLIRDRIKVASVKHRLLESGYGYLRVSQFQVNTGKELAKAIKSLESTTPLRGLVLDLRNNPGGVLQAAVEVSDAFIDEGLIVYTEGRLANSELRFNASAATVAPSVPMVVLINAGSASASEIVAGALQDHKRALVLGTDSFGKGSVQTILPLTSDRAVKLTTARYFTPNGRSIQAQGIVPDIRVDEAEVRNLDNAEGVKESDLSGHLENGNGAAKAITGANAKLVEQDFQLFEALNLLKALVILQPPLKQG, from the coding sequence ATGAAGTTGTTGACTCATGCACCTGAACTGCTGAACAGGATGTTCGGTGCGCTGCTGTTGTCTGTCTTTCTGGCAGCGCCTGTCTTCGCTGACGACGTACCTCAACAGGATGGCGAGGATATGCTGGCCGAGGCGCCGACCTTGCCGTTGGAAGAGCTGCGCCTGTTTGCCGAGGTATTCGAGCGTATCAAGACCGCCTATGTTGAGCCGGTGGATGATGCCAAGCTGCTGGAAGATGCCATTCGCGGCATGATCGCCGGGCTCGATCCGCATTCATCCTACCTCGAGGCCGATGCCTACCAGGACCTGCAGGAGTACACCAGCGGCGAATTTGGCGGCCTGGGGCTGGAAGTGGGACAGCAGGACGGCTTTATTCGCGTGATTGCTCCCATCGATGATACGCCGGCTCAGCGCGGTGGCGTTAAGGCGGGCGATCTGATCATCAAACTCGACGAAACACCGGTGCAGGGGCTGTCGCTCAACGAGGCCGTGGCGCTGATGCGCGGCAAGCCGAACGAGCCCATCGTCCTGACCATCGTGCGCGAGGGGGTTGAAAAACCCTTCGATATCACACTGATACGCGATCGCATCAAGGTCGCCAGCGTCAAGCATCGCCTGCTGGAGTCGGGTTACGGTTACCTGCGGGTGTCCCAGTTCCAGGTGAATACCGGCAAGGAACTCGCCAAGGCGATCAAGTCGCTGGAAAGCACGACCCCGCTGCGTGGCCTGGTGCTGGATCTGCGCAACAATCCCGGCGGTGTGCTGCAGGCGGCCGTTGAGGTCAGCGACGCCTTTATCGACGAGGGTCTGATTGTCTATACCGAAGGCCGTTTGGCCAACTCTGAACTGCGTTTCAACGCCAGCGCGGCCACGGTGGCCCCCAGTGTACCTATGGTGGTGCTCATTAACGCAGGCTCCGCTTCGGCGTCCGAAATCGTGGCCGGTGCGTTGCAGGATCACAAACGTGCGCTTGTGCTGGGTACCGACAGCTTTGGCAAGGGGTCGGTGCAGACCATTCTGCCGCTGACATCGGACCGTGCCGTCAAGCTCACCACCGCACGTTACTTTACCCCCAATGGCCGCTCCATTCAGGCCCAGGGCATAGTGCCGGATATACGGGTGGATGAGGCCGAGGTACGCAATCTGGATAACGCCGAAGGGGTCAAGGAGAGCGACCTGAGCGGTCATCTGGAGAACGGTAACGGCGCCGCCAAGGCCATAACAGGGGCCAATGCCAAGCTGGTGGAACAGGACTTCCAGCTGTTTGAAGCCCTGAATCTGCTCAAGGCGCTGGTGATTCTGCAGCCA
- a CDS encoding murein hydrolase activator EnvC family protein: MMRILMLVLLVLQGSLLMAADKQATEAQIQRLQKDISALQNSIKGQQGERKTLQQTLRDSEAEIGQLGNQLAELEQKLGQLGSRAGDLEQRRDALRASLTASTDQLQRQLRKQYRLGNQPRLQLLLNQGDPAQIDRMLHYFDLINGELVAQLTLYQQQLTELESTESALDDTQAELLARRNELESRQQRLGAVREERKATLAKLAKSIDSKQGKLKGLDSDRKQLESVLAQIEKALKAAKMAREARSLPDLKGKLSWPVDGRLVRAFGNTDSGVSYDGLLIAAQAGREVRAVHQGRVVFSDWLRGYGLLLIIDHGGGYMSLYGHNQRLLKEPGAWVDAGDAVATVGNSGGYTEPSLYFAVRFNGKPTDPARWLAGR; encoded by the coding sequence ATGATGCGTATACTAATGTTGGTGCTGCTGGTTCTGCAGGGCAGCCTGCTGATGGCAGCGGACAAGCAGGCCACCGAGGCGCAGATTCAGCGGCTGCAGAAAGATATCAGTGCCCTGCAGAACTCTATCAAGGGGCAACAGGGCGAGCGCAAGACGCTGCAGCAGACCCTGCGCGACAGCGAAGCCGAGATCGGTCAGCTGGGCAATCAGCTGGCCGAGCTCGAGCAGAAGCTGGGCCAGCTGGGTAGTCGGGCCGGTGACCTGGAACAGCGCCGTGATGCGCTGCGCGCGTCTCTGACAGCCAGTACGGATCAGTTGCAGCGCCAGCTGCGCAAACAGTATCGCCTGGGTAATCAGCCACGCCTGCAACTGCTGCTTAACCAGGGTGATCCGGCCCAGATCGATCGTATGCTGCACTACTTCGACCTCATCAACGGGGAACTGGTGGCGCAGCTGACGCTCTATCAGCAGCAGCTGACGGAGCTTGAAAGCACCGAGTCGGCGCTGGATGACACCCAGGCCGAGTTGCTGGCAAGGCGCAATGAGCTGGAAAGCCGGCAGCAGCGCCTGGGAGCGGTGCGCGAAGAGCGCAAGGCCACCCTGGCCAAACTCGCCAAATCGATTGATTCCAAGCAGGGCAAGCTCAAGGGTCTGGACAGCGATCGCAAGCAGCTTGAGTCGGTGCTGGCACAGATCGAAAAGGCGCTCAAGGCGGCGAAAATGGCGCGTGAAGCCCGTTCGTTGCCGGATCTCAAGGGCAAGCTGTCCTGGCCGGTGGACGGGCGCCTGGTGCGGGCCTTTGGCAACACAGACTCGGGTGTCAGCTATGACGGCCTCCTGATCGCGGCCCAGGCCGGGCGGGAAGTGCGTGCGGTGCATCAAGGCCGGGTGGTATTCTCGGACTGGCTGCGGGGCTACGGCCTGCTGCTTATTATCGATCATGGCGGCGGCTACATGAGCCTCTATGGCCACAACCAGCGGTTGCTGAAGGAGCCGGGCGCCTGGGTTGATGCCGGTGACGCCGTGGCGACCGTGGGCAACAGTGGCGGCTATACTGAGCCAAGCCTCTATTTTGCGGTACGTTTTAACGGCAAGCCGACGGACCCGGCGCGCTGGCTGGCCGGGCGCTAG
- the gpmI gene encoding 2,3-bisphosphoglycerate-independent phosphoglycerate mutase: MTATRIPKALIILDGFGIEHTASSAIEAAQTPTWDALLAANPNSRIETSGLAVGLPDGQMGNSEVGHMNIGAGRTVYQNFTRISKAISDGDFFDNSVICAAMDKAISAGKAVHVLGLLSPGGVHSHEEHMLALLEMAAARGAKSVYLHGVLDGRDMPPRSAEPSIAKVEAKLAEIGVGAIATLVGRYYAMDRDNRWDRVKVAYDAMTLGQAPQRFESAQAALAAAYERGENDEFVQATVLTDAAGKPRGTICDGDAVICANFRPDRSREITRALVDQDFDGFERSAHPALAEYVMMTEYAASIDCACAYPPASISNDLGEYLSGLGKTQLRISETEKYAHVTFFFNGGREEVYPGEERILVPSPDVATYDLKPEMSAPEVTEKLCEAVRSGKYDLIVCNLANGDMVGHTGKFDAAVKACEVIDDSIRQILAAMREVGGETLITADHGNVELMVNPKTGQPHTAHTNWPVALIYDGPRVAQVGLADGALCDLAPTLLALMGLEQPREMTGKSLITRG; this comes from the coding sequence ATGACTGCCACTCGTATCCCCAAAGCACTGATCATTCTCGACGGCTTCGGCATCGAGCACACAGCATCCTCCGCCATCGAAGCCGCACAGACCCCCACCTGGGATGCTCTGCTGGCAGCCAATCCGAATTCCCGCATCGAAACCTCCGGCCTGGCCGTAGGCCTGCCCGACGGTCAGATGGGGAATTCCGAAGTGGGGCACATGAATATTGGTGCCGGACGCACGGTTTATCAGAACTTCACCCGTATTTCCAAGGCCATCAGTGACGGCGATTTCTTTGACAACAGCGTGATCTGCGCCGCGATGGACAAGGCGATCAGCGCCGGCAAGGCGGTGCATGTGCTGGGGTTGCTGTCGCCAGGCGGCGTGCACAGTCATGAAGAGCACATGCTGGCACTGCTGGAAATGGCGGCAGCACGCGGCGCCAAGTCGGTTTATCTGCACGGGGTGCTGGATGGCCGCGACATGCCACCACGCTCGGCTGAACCCTCTATTGCCAAGGTCGAGGCCAAGCTTGCCGAAATCGGTGTGGGAGCGATTGCCACCCTGGTGGGGCGTTACTATGCGATGGACCGGGACAACCGCTGGGATCGGGTAAAGGTTGCCTATGATGCCATGACGCTGGGCCAGGCACCGCAGCGCTTTGAGTCCGCCCAGGCGGCGCTGGCGGCAGCCTATGAACGCGGCGAGAACGATGAGTTTGTCCAGGCTACGGTACTGACCGATGCCGCTGGCAAGCCCCGGGGGACCATCTGCGACGGCGACGCCGTGATCTGTGCCAACTTTAGGCCGGACCGCTCGCGGGAAATTACCCGCGCCCTTGTGGATCAGGACTTCGATGGTTTTGAGCGCAGCGCGCATCCGGCCCTGGCCGAGTACGTGATGATGACCGAATATGCAGCCTCCATCGATTGCGCCTGCGCCTATCCGCCGGCCAGTATCAGCAACGATCTGGGCGAATACCTGTCGGGCCTTGGCAAGACGCAGCTGCGTATTTCCGAAACCGAGAAATATGCCCACGTCACCTTCTTCTTCAATGGTGGTCGCGAGGAAGTCTACCCCGGCGAAGAGCGCATTCTGGTGCCCTCTCCCGATGTCGCTACCTATGACCTCAAGCCGGAAATGAGTGCGCCTGAAGTCACCGAAAAGCTGTGCGAAGCCGTTCGCAGTGGCAAGTACGACCTTATCGTCTGCAATCTGGCCAACGGCGACATGGTGGGCCATACCGGCAAGTTCGATGCTGCGGTCAAGGCCTGCGAAGTCATTGACGACAGCATTCGCCAGATTCTGGCGGCCATGCGTGAAGTGGGCGGCGAAACCCTGATCACCGCCGATCACGGCAATGTCGAATTGATGGTCAATCCCAAGACGGGTCAGCCCCACACCGCCCACACCAACTGGCCGGTCGCACTGATCTACGACGGCCCCCGTGTCGCTCAGGTGGGTCTTGCCGACGGTGCCCTGTGTGACCTGGCGCCCACGCTGCTGGCCCTGATGGGGCTGGAACAGCCGCGGGAAATGACCGGCAAGTCCCTGATAACAAGGGGCTGA